The following coding sequences lie in one Caproicibacterium argilliputei genomic window:
- a CDS encoding LytR/AlgR family response regulator transcription factor, protein MNTLLKIAVCDDNAILRTHLKEDLDAYFCHAKIPVEISLFDSGEALTAVPKVYHMAFLDVEMKNVSGLTAGYWLKERNPDIFLFIVTAYERYLDDAFDLHVFRYLCKPVEKARLYRGLDAALTRNRRLTCTAAGQLRQIFVRDIVCVYSEHGKTVLVTKGESYRTPHLLSFWKENLYEPYFAQPHNSYIVNFNYISLFEKDAVTLLYGQQQELKIYISQRKYYPFKHDFFQWMESGRV, encoded by the coding sequence ATGAATACCCTACTGAAGATTGCGGTTTGTGACGACAATGCGATTTTGCGGACGCATTTGAAAGAGGATCTGGATGCATATTTTTGCCACGCCAAGATTCCGGTGGAAATTTCGCTGTTTGACTCCGGCGAAGCCCTGACGGCAGTGCCAAAAGTGTACCACATGGCGTTTCTGGACGTCGAGATGAAAAATGTCAGTGGTCTGACGGCGGGCTACTGGCTGAAAGAGCGGAATCCGGACATTTTTTTGTTTATAGTTACGGCGTACGAAAGGTACCTGGACGATGCGTTTGACCTGCACGTTTTCCGCTATCTGTGCAAGCCGGTGGAAAAGGCGCGGCTGTACCGCGGGCTGGACGCGGCGCTGACGCGGAACCGGCGGCTGACCTGCACGGCGGCGGGGCAGCTGCGGCAGATTTTTGTGCGTGACATCGTTTGCGTGTACTCCGAACACGGAAAGACTGTGCTGGTGACCAAAGGGGAGTCCTACAGAACGCCGCATCTGCTTTCTTTTTGGAAAGAAAATCTGTATGAGCCCTATTTCGCACAGCCGCACAACAGCTACATTGTCAATTTTAATTACATATCCCTCTTTGAAAAGGATGCGGTTACGCTGCTGTACGGCCAGCAGCAGGAACTTAAGATCTATATTTCGCAAAGGAAGTACTATCCTTTCAAGCATGATTTTTTTCAGTGGATGGAGAGCGGTCGAGTATGA
- a CDS encoding sensor histidine kinase: MIKTLFVFLLYAVEAVIVTNYFHCVFQRRRSAAVTAVSVCVGYAVLFGVYFLNNPAVNFTVFTGINLGLLLLNYSCKVWSAIFHSAVLSLFMFLSELILLFFSAAWGKATGTPSDSVYALVLDAALSKLIFLILCQIAARVAVRENKGLKFPPRSLGLYLLPLVTFILLNAIYRLSVEERLPAQYDATLCLSSILLMFANIVVFMIYESLIQSSRKMTELQLAAQKETIDHAYYSILQEQYENSRMLVHDIKNHLTAIDTLACGPNPTEVHDYVQSIFEHYQLSSRLPFSGNRMMDVICNQKQTQCAREGIAITFRNEGVRLDFMNDVDLCALLGNLLDNAIESCRASAGKSIAVSFYRKNDTFLVISMQNSCDRRPQVRNHRLVSRKKDCAAHGIGMLSIEKSIKKYHGTMDYYYEEDKKIFHTNIIFPASVQKKAAQNSTLKN; this comes from the coding sequence ATGATAAAAACACTGTTTGTATTTTTGCTTTATGCAGTGGAAGCGGTGATTGTCACCAATTACTTTCACTGTGTGTTTCAGCGCCGGCGCAGCGCGGCGGTGACGGCAGTCAGTGTATGCGTTGGCTATGCAGTGCTGTTTGGCGTTTATTTTCTCAACAATCCGGCGGTCAATTTTACGGTCTTTACGGGGATTAACTTGGGTTTACTTCTGCTGAATTATTCCTGTAAGGTGTGGTCGGCCATTTTTCACAGTGCAGTTCTGTCGCTGTTTATGTTTCTCAGCGAGCTGATTTTGCTGTTCTTTTCGGCCGCGTGGGGCAAAGCAACCGGAACGCCCTCTGACAGCGTTTATGCGTTGGTTTTGGATGCGGCGCTCAGCAAACTGATTTTTTTGATTCTGTGCCAGATTGCGGCGCGGGTGGCTGTGCGGGAAAACAAAGGGCTTAAGTTTCCGCCGCGTTCCCTGGGGCTTTACCTGCTGCCGCTGGTGACGTTTATCCTGCTCAACGCGATTTACCGCCTGTCGGTGGAAGAGCGGCTTCCCGCGCAGTATGACGCGACTCTCTGCCTGTCTTCCATTCTACTGATGTTTGCCAACATTGTGGTCTTTATGATTTATGAAAGCCTGATACAAAGCAGCCGCAAAATGACCGAGCTGCAGCTTGCGGCGCAAAAAGAAACCATTGACCACGCCTATTACAGCATTCTGCAGGAACAGTATGAGAATTCGCGGATGCTGGTGCACGACATCAAAAACCACCTGACCGCCATTGACACGCTGGCGTGCGGACCGAATCCCACTGAAGTACACGACTATGTGCAGTCCATTTTTGAACACTATCAGCTTTCGAGCAGGCTGCCGTTTTCCGGGAACCGGATGATGGACGTCATCTGCAATCAAAAGCAGACGCAGTGCGCGCGCGAGGGCATTGCCATCACGTTTCGCAACGAGGGGGTTCGGCTGGACTTTATGAACGATGTGGATCTGTGTGCATTGCTTGGTAACCTTTTGGACAACGCCATTGAATCCTGCCGCGCCTCTGCAGGCAAAAGCATCGCGGTGTCATTTTACCGGAAGAATGATACGTTTCTGGTCATCAGTATGCAGAACAGCTGTGACCGCCGCCCCCAGGTTCGCAATCATCGGCTGGTTTCGCGGAAAAAGGACTGTGCCGCACACGGCATTGGGATGCTGAGCATTGAAAAGTCCATCAAAAAATATCACGGTACCATGGATTACTATTATGAGGAAGACAAAAAAATTTTTCATACAAATATCATTTTTCCGGCATCTGTGCAGAAAAAAGCGGCGCAAAATAGTACGCTAAAAAATTGA
- a CDS encoding cyclic lactone autoinducer peptide: MMNVKKSVCAKVASAAEKAARGALSRSANSTSCYVFYQPKAPKDLKKFRKF; the protein is encoded by the coding sequence ATGATGAACGTGAAAAAGTCCGTGTGCGCTAAGGTGGCATCCGCAGCCGAGAAGGCTGCAAGAGGCGCGCTGTCCCGCAGCGCGAATTCAACGTCCTGCTACGTTTTCTATCAGCCGAAAGCTCCGAAAGACCTGAAGAAGTTCAGAAAGTTCTGA
- a CDS encoding accessory gene regulator ArgB-like protein — MEKQLSYRIAEKLVKYGAVTQENCETYAYGISLMLNACLHIATTVVIGAAFHMLSECLLFYLGFAVLRRFAGGYHAGSPAKCYLLSCLVVAAVLLVVKYIEAKWTVPVDFVLVFLCGISVLQLAPVEDANKPLDSEEIRHYKRTSRLLWLAETAAAAGLAAAGLQRPAFALCLAQAVLAGMLLFGSVKNRRRSVQAV; from the coding sequence ATGGAAAAGCAACTGTCGTACCGCATTGCAGAAAAGCTGGTCAAGTACGGCGCCGTCACACAGGAAAACTGTGAAACGTATGCGTACGGCATCTCTCTGATGCTGAACGCCTGTCTCCATATTGCAACCACCGTTGTGATTGGAGCGGCATTTCATATGCTTTCCGAATGTCTCCTGTTTTATCTGGGGTTTGCGGTGCTGCGCAGATTTGCCGGCGGATATCACGCGGGTTCTCCAGCCAAATGCTACCTGCTGTCCTGTTTGGTGGTTGCCGCGGTTCTGCTTGTTGTCAAGTACATAGAGGCAAAGTGGACAGTTCCTGTTGATTTCGTCCTCGTATTCCTGTGTGGCATCTCCGTGTTGCAGTTAGCCCCTGTAGAGGATGCCAATAAACCGCTTGACAGTGAGGAAATCCGGCATTACAAACGGACAAGCCGGCTGCTCTGGCTTGCCGAAACCGCCGCTGCCGCCGGTTTGGCTGCAGCGGGGCTGCAGCGCCCGGCCTTTGCCCTGTGCCTGGCGCAGGCAGTTCTTGCGGGTATGCTTCTGTTTGGCAGTGTGAAAAACAGGCGCAGATCCGTGCAGGCGGTATGA
- a CDS encoding response regulator transcription factor, which produces MNVLIADDESIVRQGLHYIIDWQALGFTICGEAAAGDEALEKILSLQPDLVLMDIRMPGLSGIQVVEQSRSRQFHGKFIILSGVSDFQYAQTAIRCGVEYYLTKPIDEEELEDAVCTVRDAIQKEQKETCALNRYREKAKDTILRDLLVGKADLTTLDLHDLGLQADIYQVILYENYDQEPFHNTWDFADILRVTGQDSQTFEAVRFQEKNLILLKGSLAVRQLQKLWEHYAHSPQKGSPLDSLFLACGRQVSRLEELPRSLQDVIQLEKRRYFCEPNQHVLDISCLPSAETLHPVVQNAEVDHWKQLFSGYIQAHSRTQIIETLQSLQETLFHASDPLSSIQYFLSDIYLQVKQDIARAYSSIDIPFPSNATVLSLLESKCYLYEVIQFLAEQFEIWMNAIGSPSSDNVLDDLVYYIAHNYQENLRLETLAPLFGYNSSYLGKIFTKKFGDTFNAYVDKVRIRYARELLAESSCKVYEIAEKVGYCNVDYFHKKFRKYVGLSPAEYRRQSQQKSS; this is translated from the coding sequence ATGAATGTACTCATTGCAGACGACGAATCCATCGTCAGACAGGGTCTGCACTATATCATTGACTGGCAGGCGCTCGGCTTCACCATCTGCGGCGAAGCCGCTGCCGGAGATGAAGCACTGGAAAAGATTTTGTCCCTGCAGCCGGACCTTGTCCTAATGGACATCCGTATGCCCGGGCTTTCTGGCATTCAGGTGGTCGAGCAGTCCCGCAGCCGGCAGTTTCACGGAAAGTTTATCATCCTCAGCGGCGTTTCCGACTTTCAATACGCCCAAACAGCAATCCGCTGCGGCGTGGAGTATTACCTGACCAAGCCGATTGATGAGGAGGAACTGGAGGATGCGGTCTGCACGGTGCGGGATGCCATTCAAAAAGAGCAGAAAGAAACCTGCGCCCTCAACCGCTACCGCGAAAAAGCCAAGGACACCATTCTGCGCGACCTTCTGGTGGGCAAGGCAGATCTCACCACACTGGATCTGCACGACCTCGGCCTGCAGGCAGATATCTATCAGGTGATTCTATATGAAAACTATGACCAGGAGCCGTTTCACAACACCTGGGACTTCGCAGACATCCTGCGGGTGACCGGGCAGGACAGCCAGACATTTGAGGCGGTGCGGTTTCAGGAAAAGAATCTGATTCTGCTCAAGGGCAGTCTGGCGGTGCGGCAGCTGCAGAAGCTGTGGGAGCACTACGCCCACTCCCCACAAAAAGGTTCTCCGCTGGATTCCCTGTTCCTTGCCTGCGGGCGGCAGGTTTCCCGACTGGAAGAGCTGCCCCGCTCCCTGCAGGATGTCATCCAGCTGGAAAAGCGGCGTTACTTCTGCGAACCGAACCAGCACGTGCTGGACATTTCCTGTCTGCCCTCCGCGGAAACGCTGCATCCCGTTGTGCAGAACGCGGAAGTCGACCACTGGAAACAGCTGTTTTCCGGCTACATACAAGCACACAGCCGCACGCAGATTATCGAAACACTCCAGTCCCTGCAGGAAACGCTGTTTCACGCTTCAGACCCCCTGAGCAGCATCCAGTATTTTCTTTCCGACATTTACCTGCAGGTCAAGCAGGACATTGCCCGTGCATACAGTTCCATCGACATCCCCTTTCCCTCCAATGCCACGGTGCTCAGCCTGCTTGAAAGCAAGTGCTATCTGTATGAGGTAATTCAGTTTCTGGCGGAGCAGTTTGAAATCTGGATGAATGCCATTGGCAGCCCCTCCAGCGACAACGTTCTGGACGACTTGGTCTATTACATTGCGCACAACTATCAGGAAAATCTGCGCCTGGAAACGCTGGCGCCGCTGTTTGGGTACAACAGCTCCTACCTCGGCAAGATCTTTACCAAAAAATTTGGCGATACGTTTAACGCCTATGTGGACAAAGTCCGCATCCGGTATGCCCGCGAGCTGCTGGCAGAGAGCAGCTGCAAGGTGTACGAAATCGCCGAAAAAGTCGGCTACTGCAACGTGGATTACTTTCACAAAAAGTTCCGTAAGTATGTAGGGCTCAGCCCCGCCGAGTACCGCCGGCAGTCCCAGCAGAAAAGTTCGTGA